A genome region from Nicotiana tabacum cultivar K326 chromosome 13, ASM71507v2, whole genome shotgun sequence includes the following:
- the LOC107763593 gene encoding uncharacterized protein LOC107763593 isoform X2: MYTRRMQSDPILGRKNDGLSFGILCGSKFQAGLFPLGNDNGWGSDMDTGSDSDDEVYGGHYSVETSPQDDKFHNVGILKNNFESVQPGYGVKKPSNSVASSKTTASVPFSRQSLKLSNGDIPSAPPLGCSVAMDEAKVYNTASAGAAKDGQSDPSGRVGGVPSNSSSALFPTYHASVRGSWQAFVAYEACARLCLHSWAKGFNEAPAFLENECALLRDGFGVRQVLLQSEEELLKKKSLELVGEGASMKPKKIFGKLKVQVRKVKMALDPPTGCSFSTLKPPKVKLEAIRSQLSNVKSTLSSEWGAIRKVRVAPRIPPNGSLSRQSLAYLHAGTRYVKDVSEILKLGATTLRSSSTSYEVVPETYFCSLRLKSLPEEDTVKMQAGSAETHLFLPEGLGDDLILEVHDSKGNYCGRAVAQVADIADDPGDKLRWWSIYHEPEHELVGRVQLYINYSTSPDENSHTKGGPVAETVAYDCVLEVAMKVQQFQQRNLLLHGAWRWLVTEFASYYGVSDAYTRLRYLSYVMDVATPTADCLRLVYDLLLPVVSKGRTKNTLSHQENRILGEVSEKIELIVALVFENYKSLDESLPPGMADVFRPATGVAAPALSPALKLYSLLNDILSPEAQLKLCKYFQIAAKKRSRRHLAETDEFVSNNNDNILMDPVARSTAYQKMVLLCLNIRNEVRTDMEIHNQNILPSFLDLPNLSSAIYSMELCSRLRAFLVAYPPTGPSSPVAELIVATADLQKDFSAWNISPVKGGIDAKELFHPYITLWIKEKRLALLEFCKPDKIKWPCVDTQHSTTPFVDDIYERIKETLAEYDAVIRRWPEYLFSLETAIADVEKAVIGALDKHYADVLSPLKENVMPIKLGLKYVQKITKGTVCPYAVCKELGILLNSMKRMLDVLRPQIELQFKSWGSCLPDGGHVTPGDRISEITVMLRTKFRGYMQAIMDKLVENTRLQSPTKLKKIIQDAKEGTQESDLRVRIQPLKDMLENTIEQLHMVFDTQVFIIICRGFWDRMGQDVRKFLEEKKDNRSWYKASRVAVSILDDIFASEMQKFLGNVLQEKDLEPPRSIADVRSMLCKDAVNDNDNNYFY; this comes from the exons ATGTATACTCGGAGGATGCAATCTGATCCTATTCTTGGCCGAAAAAATGATGGATTGAGCTTTGGAATACTATGTGGTTCTAAGTTTCAAGCTGGGCTTTTTCCATTGGGTAATGATAATGGGTGGGGGTCTGATATGGATACTGGTTCGGATTCGGACGATGAGGTTTATGGTGGACATTACTCAGTTGAAACTTCACCTCAAGATGATAAGTTTCACAATGTTGGTATTCTAAAGAACAATTTTGAGAGTGTGCAGCCTGGTTATGGAGTTAAAAAACCATCAAATTCTGTTGCAAGTTCTAAAACTACAGCTTCGGTGCCATTTTCGAGACAG AGCCTGAAGTTGTCCAATGGTGATATTCCCAGTGCACCCCCGTTAG GTTGTTCTGTAGCAATGGATGAAGCTAAAGTATATAATACTGCATCCGCAGGTGCTGCAAAAGATGGACAGTCTGATCCGTCCGGAAG GGTTGGTGGTGTACCTTCTAATTCTTCATCTGCCCTCTTTCCAACATATCATGCAAG TGTACGAGGTAGTTGGCAAGCTTTTGTTGCTTACGAGGCATGTGCTCGACTATGTCTTCACTCATGGGCGAAGGGTTTCAACGAGGCTCCAGCTTTCTTGGAAAATGAATGTGCCTTGTTGCGAGATGGTTTTGG TGTAAGGCAAGTATTGTTACAATCGGAGGAAGAGCTATTGAAGAAAAAGTCCTTGGAACTTGTCGGTGAGGGAGCCTCGATGAAGCCAAAGAAAATTTTTGGCAAACTGAAAGTACAAG TGCGTAAAGTGAAAATGGCATTGGACCCACCCACGGGCTGCAGCTTTTCCACTCTGAAACCACCGAAGGTAAAACTGGAGGCTATACGTTCTCAGTTGTCTAACGTGAAATCAACTCTCAGTTCTGAGTGGGGAGCCATACGAAAAGTACGTGTGGCTCCAAGGATTCCTCCAAATGGTTCTTTATCACGTCAAAGCTTGGCATACCTCCATGCCGGTACTCGTTATGTAAAAGACGTTTCTGAGATTTTGAAACTTGGTGCAACTACTTTACGAAGCAGTTCAACATCATATGAAGTAGTTCCAG AGACATACTTTTGTTCATTGAGATTGAAAAGCTTACCTGAAGAGGACACAGTAAAAATGCAAGCTGGATCCGCTGAAACACATCTATT CTTACCAGAGGGGCTTGGGGATGACTTAATTCTTGAAGTACATGACTCAAAGGGAAACTACTGTGGCCGTGCAGTAGCTCAGGTTGCTGATATTGCTGATGATCCG GGAGACAAACTCCGTTGGTGGTCCATATATCATGAACCAGAGCATGAACTTGTTGGAAGAGTACAACTGTACATAAATTATTCTACTAGTCCTGATGAAAATAGCCACACTAAG GGTGGTCCTGTCGCAGAAACCGTTGCATATGATTGTGTTCTGGAAGTAGCAATGAAAGTTCAACAGTTTCAGCAGAGAAATTTGTTACTTCATGGTGCTTGGAGATGGTTGGTAACTGAATTTGCATCATACTATGGAGTCTCAGATGCATACACTAGGCTAAG ATATCTTTCTTATGTCATGGATGTTGCGACGCCTACAGCAGACTGTCTGAGGTTGGTATATGATTTGCTACTACCTGTGGTCTCTAAAGGCAGAACTAAGAATACCCTAAGTCATCAAGAG AATCGTATTTTAGGAGAAGTTTCCGAAAAGATCGAGCTGATCGTTGCACTAGTTTTTGAGAACTACAAGTCTTTAGACGAATCATTACCACCAGGGATGGCGGATGTGTTCAGACCTGCTACTGGAGTTGCAGCTCCCGCACTGTCTCCTGCTTTGAAGCTGTATAGTCTTCTTAATGATATACTTTCTCCGGAGGCGCAGTTGAAGCTATGCAAATATTTTCAG ATTGCTGCGAAGAAACGATCCAGAAGACACTTGGCAGAAACAGATGAGTTTGTCtccaacaacaatgacaacatatTGATGGATCCTGTGGCTCGCTCCACCGCTTACCAGAAGATGGTGTTACTTTGTTTGAATATCAGAAATGAAGTTCGTACTGACATGGAGATCCATAATCAGAATATACTTCCAAG TTTCCTAGACCTCCCAAATCTTTCTTCAGCTATATACTCCATGGAGCTATGTAGCAGATTGCGCGCATTCCTTGTTGCATATCCTCCCACTGGTCCCTCGTCTCCTGTAGCAGAACTCATTGTCGCGACAGCTGATCTTCAGAAGGATTTTAGTGCCTGGAACATCAG TCCTGTCAAAGGTGGAATTGACGCAAAAGAGTTGTTCCATCCGTATATTACCCTCTGGATCAAGGAGAAGCGTCTTGCTTTGCTCGAATTCTGTAAACCTGACAAG ATAAAGTGGCCCTGTGTAGATACACAGCATTCGACAACTCCTTTTGTTGATGATATCTATGAACGAATAAAGGAGACATTAGCTGAATATGATGCTGTCATAAGACGCTGGCCTGAGTACCTTTTCTCGTTGGAAACT GCTATAGCAGATGTAGAAAAGGCAGTTATTGGAGCCTTGGATAAGCACTATGCAGATGTTTTATCTCCATTAAAGGAGAATGTAATGCCCATTAAATTAGGTCTCAAGTATGTCCAGAAAATTACCAAAGGCACAGTATGTCCTTATGCTGTCTGCAAAGAG ctgggaatTCTTTTGAATTCCATGAAGAGAATGCTGGATGTTCTACGGCCGCAGATAGAACTGCAATTCAAGTCATGGGGTTCTTGCCTGCCAGATGGTGGACACGTCACCCCAGGAGATCGTATCAGTGAAATTACAGTTATGTTGAGAACCAAATTCAGAGGTTATATGCAAGCAATTATGGATAAACTTGTCGAAAAT ACAAGATTGCAGAGTCCCACTAAACTGAAGAAGATAATCCAAGATGCTAAGGAAGGTACACAGGAGTCTGATTTACGAGTTAGGATTCAGCCGCTGAAGGATATGCTGGAAAATACAATAGAGCAACTTCATATGGTATTTGATACACAAGTTTTCATAATTATTTGCCGAGGCTTCTGGGATCGAATGGGGCAG GATGTGCGGAAGTTTTTGGAGGAGAAGAAAGACAATAGATCTTGGTACAAAGCATCACGCGTTGCAGTATCT ATTTTAGACGACATATTTGCATCAGAAATGCAAAAATTTCTAGGCAATGTGCTTCAAGAGAAAGACTTGGAACCACCTAGATCTATTGCAGATGTTCGATCAATGCTTTGTAAAGACGCTGTAAATGACAACGATAACAACTACTTCTATTAG
- the LOC107763593 gene encoding uncharacterized protein LOC107763593 isoform X1, which produces MYTRRMQSDPILGRKNDGLSFGILCGSKFQAGLFPLGNDNGWGSDMDTGSDSDDEVYGGHYSVETSPQDDKFHNVGILKNNFESVQPGYGVKKPSNSVASSKTTASVPFSRQSLKLSNGDIPSAPPLGSSLQQRDQISEQRKPFAADDISFPKISGCSVAMDEAKVYNTASAGAAKDGQSDPSGRVGGVPSNSSSALFPTYHASVRGSWQAFVAYEACARLCLHSWAKGFNEAPAFLENECALLRDGFGVRQVLLQSEEELLKKKSLELVGEGASMKPKKIFGKLKVQVRKVKMALDPPTGCSFSTLKPPKVKLEAIRSQLSNVKSTLSSEWGAIRKVRVAPRIPPNGSLSRQSLAYLHAGTRYVKDVSEILKLGATTLRSSSTSYEVVPETYFCSLRLKSLPEEDTVKMQAGSAETHLFLPEGLGDDLILEVHDSKGNYCGRAVAQVADIADDPGDKLRWWSIYHEPEHELVGRVQLYINYSTSPDENSHTKGGPVAETVAYDCVLEVAMKVQQFQQRNLLLHGAWRWLVTEFASYYGVSDAYTRLRYLSYVMDVATPTADCLRLVYDLLLPVVSKGRTKNTLSHQENRILGEVSEKIELIVALVFENYKSLDESLPPGMADVFRPATGVAAPALSPALKLYSLLNDILSPEAQLKLCKYFQIAAKKRSRRHLAETDEFVSNNNDNILMDPVARSTAYQKMVLLCLNIRNEVRTDMEIHNQNILPSFLDLPNLSSAIYSMELCSRLRAFLVAYPPTGPSSPVAELIVATADLQKDFSAWNISPVKGGIDAKELFHPYITLWIKEKRLALLEFCKPDKIKWPCVDTQHSTTPFVDDIYERIKETLAEYDAVIRRWPEYLFSLETAIADVEKAVIGALDKHYADVLSPLKENVMPIKLGLKYVQKITKGTVCPYAVCKELGILLNSMKRMLDVLRPQIELQFKSWGSCLPDGGHVTPGDRISEITVMLRTKFRGYMQAIMDKLVENTRLQSPTKLKKIIQDAKEGTQESDLRVRIQPLKDMLENTIEQLHMVFDTQVFIIICRGFWDRMGQDVRKFLEEKKDNRSWYKASRVAVSILDDIFASEMQKFLGNVLQEKDLEPPRSIADVRSMLCKDAVNDNDNNYFY; this is translated from the exons ATGTATACTCGGAGGATGCAATCTGATCCTATTCTTGGCCGAAAAAATGATGGATTGAGCTTTGGAATACTATGTGGTTCTAAGTTTCAAGCTGGGCTTTTTCCATTGGGTAATGATAATGGGTGGGGGTCTGATATGGATACTGGTTCGGATTCGGACGATGAGGTTTATGGTGGACATTACTCAGTTGAAACTTCACCTCAAGATGATAAGTTTCACAATGTTGGTATTCTAAAGAACAATTTTGAGAGTGTGCAGCCTGGTTATGGAGTTAAAAAACCATCAAATTCTGTTGCAAGTTCTAAAACTACAGCTTCGGTGCCATTTTCGAGACAG AGCCTGAAGTTGTCCAATGGTGATATTCCCAGTGCACCCCCGTTAGGTAGTTCATTACAACAACGCGATCAAATTTCTGAGCAACGTAAACCTTTTGCGGCAGATGATATATCCTTCCCAAAAATATCAGGTTGTTCTGTAGCAATGGATGAAGCTAAAGTATATAATACTGCATCCGCAGGTGCTGCAAAAGATGGACAGTCTGATCCGTCCGGAAG GGTTGGTGGTGTACCTTCTAATTCTTCATCTGCCCTCTTTCCAACATATCATGCAAG TGTACGAGGTAGTTGGCAAGCTTTTGTTGCTTACGAGGCATGTGCTCGACTATGTCTTCACTCATGGGCGAAGGGTTTCAACGAGGCTCCAGCTTTCTTGGAAAATGAATGTGCCTTGTTGCGAGATGGTTTTGG TGTAAGGCAAGTATTGTTACAATCGGAGGAAGAGCTATTGAAGAAAAAGTCCTTGGAACTTGTCGGTGAGGGAGCCTCGATGAAGCCAAAGAAAATTTTTGGCAAACTGAAAGTACAAG TGCGTAAAGTGAAAATGGCATTGGACCCACCCACGGGCTGCAGCTTTTCCACTCTGAAACCACCGAAGGTAAAACTGGAGGCTATACGTTCTCAGTTGTCTAACGTGAAATCAACTCTCAGTTCTGAGTGGGGAGCCATACGAAAAGTACGTGTGGCTCCAAGGATTCCTCCAAATGGTTCTTTATCACGTCAAAGCTTGGCATACCTCCATGCCGGTACTCGTTATGTAAAAGACGTTTCTGAGATTTTGAAACTTGGTGCAACTACTTTACGAAGCAGTTCAACATCATATGAAGTAGTTCCAG AGACATACTTTTGTTCATTGAGATTGAAAAGCTTACCTGAAGAGGACACAGTAAAAATGCAAGCTGGATCCGCTGAAACACATCTATT CTTACCAGAGGGGCTTGGGGATGACTTAATTCTTGAAGTACATGACTCAAAGGGAAACTACTGTGGCCGTGCAGTAGCTCAGGTTGCTGATATTGCTGATGATCCG GGAGACAAACTCCGTTGGTGGTCCATATATCATGAACCAGAGCATGAACTTGTTGGAAGAGTACAACTGTACATAAATTATTCTACTAGTCCTGATGAAAATAGCCACACTAAG GGTGGTCCTGTCGCAGAAACCGTTGCATATGATTGTGTTCTGGAAGTAGCAATGAAAGTTCAACAGTTTCAGCAGAGAAATTTGTTACTTCATGGTGCTTGGAGATGGTTGGTAACTGAATTTGCATCATACTATGGAGTCTCAGATGCATACACTAGGCTAAG ATATCTTTCTTATGTCATGGATGTTGCGACGCCTACAGCAGACTGTCTGAGGTTGGTATATGATTTGCTACTACCTGTGGTCTCTAAAGGCAGAACTAAGAATACCCTAAGTCATCAAGAG AATCGTATTTTAGGAGAAGTTTCCGAAAAGATCGAGCTGATCGTTGCACTAGTTTTTGAGAACTACAAGTCTTTAGACGAATCATTACCACCAGGGATGGCGGATGTGTTCAGACCTGCTACTGGAGTTGCAGCTCCCGCACTGTCTCCTGCTTTGAAGCTGTATAGTCTTCTTAATGATATACTTTCTCCGGAGGCGCAGTTGAAGCTATGCAAATATTTTCAG ATTGCTGCGAAGAAACGATCCAGAAGACACTTGGCAGAAACAGATGAGTTTGTCtccaacaacaatgacaacatatTGATGGATCCTGTGGCTCGCTCCACCGCTTACCAGAAGATGGTGTTACTTTGTTTGAATATCAGAAATGAAGTTCGTACTGACATGGAGATCCATAATCAGAATATACTTCCAAG TTTCCTAGACCTCCCAAATCTTTCTTCAGCTATATACTCCATGGAGCTATGTAGCAGATTGCGCGCATTCCTTGTTGCATATCCTCCCACTGGTCCCTCGTCTCCTGTAGCAGAACTCATTGTCGCGACAGCTGATCTTCAGAAGGATTTTAGTGCCTGGAACATCAG TCCTGTCAAAGGTGGAATTGACGCAAAAGAGTTGTTCCATCCGTATATTACCCTCTGGATCAAGGAGAAGCGTCTTGCTTTGCTCGAATTCTGTAAACCTGACAAG ATAAAGTGGCCCTGTGTAGATACACAGCATTCGACAACTCCTTTTGTTGATGATATCTATGAACGAATAAAGGAGACATTAGCTGAATATGATGCTGTCATAAGACGCTGGCCTGAGTACCTTTTCTCGTTGGAAACT GCTATAGCAGATGTAGAAAAGGCAGTTATTGGAGCCTTGGATAAGCACTATGCAGATGTTTTATCTCCATTAAAGGAGAATGTAATGCCCATTAAATTAGGTCTCAAGTATGTCCAGAAAATTACCAAAGGCACAGTATGTCCTTATGCTGTCTGCAAAGAG ctgggaatTCTTTTGAATTCCATGAAGAGAATGCTGGATGTTCTACGGCCGCAGATAGAACTGCAATTCAAGTCATGGGGTTCTTGCCTGCCAGATGGTGGACACGTCACCCCAGGAGATCGTATCAGTGAAATTACAGTTATGTTGAGAACCAAATTCAGAGGTTATATGCAAGCAATTATGGATAAACTTGTCGAAAAT ACAAGATTGCAGAGTCCCACTAAACTGAAGAAGATAATCCAAGATGCTAAGGAAGGTACACAGGAGTCTGATTTACGAGTTAGGATTCAGCCGCTGAAGGATATGCTGGAAAATACAATAGAGCAACTTCATATGGTATTTGATACACAAGTTTTCATAATTATTTGCCGAGGCTTCTGGGATCGAATGGGGCAG GATGTGCGGAAGTTTTTGGAGGAGAAGAAAGACAATAGATCTTGGTACAAAGCATCACGCGTTGCAGTATCT ATTTTAGACGACATATTTGCATCAGAAATGCAAAAATTTCTAGGCAATGTGCTTCAAGAGAAAGACTTGGAACCACCTAGATCTATTGCAGATGTTCGATCAATGCTTTGTAAAGACGCTGTAAATGACAACGATAACAACTACTTCTATTAG
- the LOC107763593 gene encoding uncharacterized protein LOC107763593 isoform X3, which translates to MDEAKVYNTASAGAAKDGQSDPSGRVGGVPSNSSSALFPTYHASVRGSWQAFVAYEACARLCLHSWAKGFNEAPAFLENECALLRDGFGVRQVLLQSEEELLKKKSLELVGEGASMKPKKIFGKLKVQVRKVKMALDPPTGCSFSTLKPPKVKLEAIRSQLSNVKSTLSSEWGAIRKVRVAPRIPPNGSLSRQSLAYLHAGTRYVKDVSEILKLGATTLRSSSTSYEVVPETYFCSLRLKSLPEEDTVKMQAGSAETHLFLPEGLGDDLILEVHDSKGNYCGRAVAQVADIADDPGDKLRWWSIYHEPEHELVGRVQLYINYSTSPDENSHTKGGPVAETVAYDCVLEVAMKVQQFQQRNLLLHGAWRWLVTEFASYYGVSDAYTRLRYLSYVMDVATPTADCLRLVYDLLLPVVSKGRTKNTLSHQENRILGEVSEKIELIVALVFENYKSLDESLPPGMADVFRPATGVAAPALSPALKLYSLLNDILSPEAQLKLCKYFQIAAKKRSRRHLAETDEFVSNNNDNILMDPVARSTAYQKMVLLCLNIRNEVRTDMEIHNQNILPSFLDLPNLSSAIYSMELCSRLRAFLVAYPPTGPSSPVAELIVATADLQKDFSAWNISPVKGGIDAKELFHPYITLWIKEKRLALLEFCKPDKIKWPCVDTQHSTTPFVDDIYERIKETLAEYDAVIRRWPEYLFSLETAIADVEKAVIGALDKHYADVLSPLKENVMPIKLGLKYVQKITKGTVCPYAVCKELGILLNSMKRMLDVLRPQIELQFKSWGSCLPDGGHVTPGDRISEITVMLRTKFRGYMQAIMDKLVENTRLQSPTKLKKIIQDAKEGTQESDLRVRIQPLKDMLENTIEQLHMVFDTQVFIIICRGFWDRMGQDVRKFLEEKKDNRSWYKASRVAVSILDDIFASEMQKFLGNVLQEKDLEPPRSIADVRSMLCKDAVNDNDNNYFY; encoded by the exons ATGGATGAAGCTAAAGTATATAATACTGCATCCGCAGGTGCTGCAAAAGATGGACAGTCTGATCCGTCCGGAAG GGTTGGTGGTGTACCTTCTAATTCTTCATCTGCCCTCTTTCCAACATATCATGCAAG TGTACGAGGTAGTTGGCAAGCTTTTGTTGCTTACGAGGCATGTGCTCGACTATGTCTTCACTCATGGGCGAAGGGTTTCAACGAGGCTCCAGCTTTCTTGGAAAATGAATGTGCCTTGTTGCGAGATGGTTTTGG TGTAAGGCAAGTATTGTTACAATCGGAGGAAGAGCTATTGAAGAAAAAGTCCTTGGAACTTGTCGGTGAGGGAGCCTCGATGAAGCCAAAGAAAATTTTTGGCAAACTGAAAGTACAAG TGCGTAAAGTGAAAATGGCATTGGACCCACCCACGGGCTGCAGCTTTTCCACTCTGAAACCACCGAAGGTAAAACTGGAGGCTATACGTTCTCAGTTGTCTAACGTGAAATCAACTCTCAGTTCTGAGTGGGGAGCCATACGAAAAGTACGTGTGGCTCCAAGGATTCCTCCAAATGGTTCTTTATCACGTCAAAGCTTGGCATACCTCCATGCCGGTACTCGTTATGTAAAAGACGTTTCTGAGATTTTGAAACTTGGTGCAACTACTTTACGAAGCAGTTCAACATCATATGAAGTAGTTCCAG AGACATACTTTTGTTCATTGAGATTGAAAAGCTTACCTGAAGAGGACACAGTAAAAATGCAAGCTGGATCCGCTGAAACACATCTATT CTTACCAGAGGGGCTTGGGGATGACTTAATTCTTGAAGTACATGACTCAAAGGGAAACTACTGTGGCCGTGCAGTAGCTCAGGTTGCTGATATTGCTGATGATCCG GGAGACAAACTCCGTTGGTGGTCCATATATCATGAACCAGAGCATGAACTTGTTGGAAGAGTACAACTGTACATAAATTATTCTACTAGTCCTGATGAAAATAGCCACACTAAG GGTGGTCCTGTCGCAGAAACCGTTGCATATGATTGTGTTCTGGAAGTAGCAATGAAAGTTCAACAGTTTCAGCAGAGAAATTTGTTACTTCATGGTGCTTGGAGATGGTTGGTAACTGAATTTGCATCATACTATGGAGTCTCAGATGCATACACTAGGCTAAG ATATCTTTCTTATGTCATGGATGTTGCGACGCCTACAGCAGACTGTCTGAGGTTGGTATATGATTTGCTACTACCTGTGGTCTCTAAAGGCAGAACTAAGAATACCCTAAGTCATCAAGAG AATCGTATTTTAGGAGAAGTTTCCGAAAAGATCGAGCTGATCGTTGCACTAGTTTTTGAGAACTACAAGTCTTTAGACGAATCATTACCACCAGGGATGGCGGATGTGTTCAGACCTGCTACTGGAGTTGCAGCTCCCGCACTGTCTCCTGCTTTGAAGCTGTATAGTCTTCTTAATGATATACTTTCTCCGGAGGCGCAGTTGAAGCTATGCAAATATTTTCAG ATTGCTGCGAAGAAACGATCCAGAAGACACTTGGCAGAAACAGATGAGTTTGTCtccaacaacaatgacaacatatTGATGGATCCTGTGGCTCGCTCCACCGCTTACCAGAAGATGGTGTTACTTTGTTTGAATATCAGAAATGAAGTTCGTACTGACATGGAGATCCATAATCAGAATATACTTCCAAG TTTCCTAGACCTCCCAAATCTTTCTTCAGCTATATACTCCATGGAGCTATGTAGCAGATTGCGCGCATTCCTTGTTGCATATCCTCCCACTGGTCCCTCGTCTCCTGTAGCAGAACTCATTGTCGCGACAGCTGATCTTCAGAAGGATTTTAGTGCCTGGAACATCAG TCCTGTCAAAGGTGGAATTGACGCAAAAGAGTTGTTCCATCCGTATATTACCCTCTGGATCAAGGAGAAGCGTCTTGCTTTGCTCGAATTCTGTAAACCTGACAAG ATAAAGTGGCCCTGTGTAGATACACAGCATTCGACAACTCCTTTTGTTGATGATATCTATGAACGAATAAAGGAGACATTAGCTGAATATGATGCTGTCATAAGACGCTGGCCTGAGTACCTTTTCTCGTTGGAAACT GCTATAGCAGATGTAGAAAAGGCAGTTATTGGAGCCTTGGATAAGCACTATGCAGATGTTTTATCTCCATTAAAGGAGAATGTAATGCCCATTAAATTAGGTCTCAAGTATGTCCAGAAAATTACCAAAGGCACAGTATGTCCTTATGCTGTCTGCAAAGAG ctgggaatTCTTTTGAATTCCATGAAGAGAATGCTGGATGTTCTACGGCCGCAGATAGAACTGCAATTCAAGTCATGGGGTTCTTGCCTGCCAGATGGTGGACACGTCACCCCAGGAGATCGTATCAGTGAAATTACAGTTATGTTGAGAACCAAATTCAGAGGTTATATGCAAGCAATTATGGATAAACTTGTCGAAAAT ACAAGATTGCAGAGTCCCACTAAACTGAAGAAGATAATCCAAGATGCTAAGGAAGGTACACAGGAGTCTGATTTACGAGTTAGGATTCAGCCGCTGAAGGATATGCTGGAAAATACAATAGAGCAACTTCATATGGTATTTGATACACAAGTTTTCATAATTATTTGCCGAGGCTTCTGGGATCGAATGGGGCAG GATGTGCGGAAGTTTTTGGAGGAGAAGAAAGACAATAGATCTTGGTACAAAGCATCACGCGTTGCAGTATCT ATTTTAGACGACATATTTGCATCAGAAATGCAAAAATTTCTAGGCAATGTGCTTCAAGAGAAAGACTTGGAACCACCTAGATCTATTGCAGATGTTCGATCAATGCTTTGTAAAGACGCTGTAAATGACAACGATAACAACTACTTCTATTAG
- the LOC107763594 gene encoding mitochondrial uncoupling protein 5-like — protein sequence MGVKGFVEGGIASIIAGCSTHPLDLIKVRMQLQGETPAPAPAVQNLRPALAFHSGTHATTHIHVPAPPPPPRVGPVAVGVKIIQQEGVAALFSGVSATVLRQTLYSTTRMGLYDMLKQKWTDPDTNNMPLSRKIVAGLIAGGIGAAVGNPADVAMVRMQADGRLPLAQRRNYKSVVDAITQMSKSEGITSLWRGSSLTVNRAMLVTASQLASYDQFKETILEKGLMNDGLGTHVTASFAAGFVAAVASNPVDVIKTRVMNMKVEPGTVPPYSGALDCAMKTIKAEGPMALYKGFIPTISRQGPFTIVLFVTLEQVRKLLKDY from the coding sequence ATGGGTGTTAAAGGATTTGTTGAAGGAGGCATTGCTTCTATTATTGCTGGGTGTAGTACTCACCCACTTGATTTAATTAAAGTCCGAATGCAACTTCAGGGTGAAACCCCAGCTCCGGCGCCGGCTGTTCAAAATCTCCGGCCTGCACTTGCCTTTCACAGTGGTACCCACGCTACGACTCATATTCATGTTCCGGCGCCGCCACCTCCGCCGCGCGTGGGGCCTGTTGCTGTGGGTGTAAAGATCATACAGCAAGAAGGCGTTGCTGCTCTGTTCTCCGGCGTGTCGGCGACTGTTCTCCGGCAGACACTTTATTCTACGACCCGGATGGGGTTGTACGATATGTTGAAGCAGAAATGGACCGATCCGGATACTAACAACATGCCTTTGTCGAGGAAGATCGTCGCCGGACTTATCGCCGGAGGTATTGGAGCCGCCGTCGGAAACCCGGCCGACGTTGCCATGGTCCGCATGCAAGCTGACGGCCGGCTCCCGTTAGCTCAGCGGCGCAACTACAAAAGCGTCGTTGATGCTATAACGCAAATGAGCAAGAGCGAGGGTATTACTAGCCTGTGGCGCGGCTCATCTCTTACGGTGAACCGCGCTATGCTCGTTACAGCATCACAGCTGGCATCGTACGATCAGTTTAAAGAGACGATCTTAGAGAAGGGGCTGATGAATGACGGGCTTGGGACCCACGTGACGGCGAGCTTCGCCGCCGGGTTCGTGGCGGCGGTAGCGTCGAATCCGGTCGACGTGATTAAAACACGTGTCATGAATATGAAGGTGGAGCCCGGTACGGTCCCACCTTATAGTGGGGCccttgattgtgctatgaaaacTATCAAAGCTGAGGGACCCATGGCTCTTTACAAGGGTTTCATCCCTACAATCTCAAGGCAAGGACCATTCACTATTGTGCTCTTTGTTACACTGGAACAGGTCCGgaaattactcaaggattactga